In Nitrospirota bacterium, the following are encoded in one genomic region:
- a CDS encoding AI-2E family transporter — protein sequence MEQKSFSETLIFRVILVAILGGLAIFFIIYFKDLLKPFVMAVMIWYLIKTLYNYISKIKIRGRQLPKWLKGTLSLAILFGAVQITINLIITNLSEIVDNFSTYKSALDILLIDLGASMGVENITDQVQEHINKLDLQGFLTSTVSSLSATVGTIVVVIIYIVFLLLEEVAFSKKMDAIFPDQRKRSRIQEVLDEIYLSTNKYITLKTGISILTAGLSYGVLRLFDMDYAFLWAFLIFVFNYIPYMGSLIATLLPSLFAIVQFGSLWSFLWVFISVQAIQLVVGNYIEPKIMGKSLNLSPLVVVLALSFWGSVWGLLGMFLSVPITSIMMITLAQFPATRNIAILLTENGNIENILIKKKVD from the coding sequence GTGGAACAAAAGTCTTTCTCAGAAACTTTAATTTTTAGGGTTATTCTAGTCGCCATACTGGGCGGATTGGCCATATTTTTTATTATATATTTTAAAGATCTATTGAAGCCATTTGTAATGGCAGTAATGATTTGGTACCTGATAAAGACTTTATACAATTACATAAGTAAGATAAAGATAAGGGGGAGGCAGCTTCCGAAGTGGTTGAAGGGGACGCTTTCTCTGGCAATATTATTTGGCGCTGTTCAAATCACGATTAACCTTATCATTACCAATTTGAGTGAGATAGTTGATAACTTTTCAACCTATAAGTCAGCGTTGGATATTTTGTTAATAGACCTTGGAGCATCGATGGGCGTTGAGAACATAACCGATCAGGTACAGGAGCATATTAATAAACTTGATCTACAGGGATTCCTTACCAGTACTGTTTCTTCTTTGTCTGCTACTGTAGGTACTATTGTTGTTGTGATCATTTATATCGTATTCTTATTGCTTGAGGAGGTTGCTTTTTCAAAAAAAATGGATGCTATTTTTCCAGACCAGCGCAAGCGTTCAAGAATCCAGGAAGTGTTGGACGAAATTTATTTGTCCACCAATAAGTACATAACACTTAAAACCGGGATTAGCATTCTGACTGCTGGTTTAAGCTATGGAGTGCTCAGATTATTCGATATGGACTATGCGTTTCTCTGGGCATTCTTAATCTTTGTTTTCAATTATATTCCCTATATGGGTTCTTTAATTGCCACATTGCTACCCTCCTTGTTTGCTATCGTTCAGTTTGGCTCATTGTGGTCGTTTTTGTGGGTGTTTATTAGCGTTCAGGCTATTCAATTAGTAGTTGGCAATTATATCGAACCAAAAATCATGGGAAAGTCATTGAACTTAAGTCCACTGGTAGTCGTGCTGGCTCTTTCATTTTGGGGTTCTGTTTGGGGTTTGTTAGGTATGTTTCTTTCTGTGCCTATCACATCTATCATGATGATTACCCTTGCTCAATTTCCAGCCACACGCAACATTGCCATATTGCTTACAGAGAATGGCAACATCGAAAATATACTGATTAAGAAAAAGGTAGATTAA